The proteins below are encoded in one region of uncultured Eubacteriales bacterium:
- the murE gene encoding UDP-N-acetylmuramoyl-L-alanyl-D-glutamate--L-lysine ligase yields MNRPRLPMGDYWQLLLKNDLLATGDSLRADLTRPVPLVSCDSRSVVPGALFICKGAAFRSEYLRQAAEKGAAAYVSEAPYPDVPEIPAILVTDIRRAMALLADRAWGHPSGAIPITGITGTKGKTTAAYFLKSILDCRRQAEGKGPTAILSTIVTDDGLERAPATLTTPEPLDLQRHLWNAVSADAGFVTMEVSSQALKYHRVTGVELATAVFLNIGEDHISPIEHPDFEDYFSSKLAIFSQAAAACINLDCDHAERVRAASQVCPQVITFSKTDPTADIFADEISAREGAISFRVSTPSYIRRISLPMAGLFNVDNALAAIAVAERYGAGEEAVARGLSHAAVPGRMETLSSADGALTVIVDYAHNGMSLEALLSSVRTEYPGRQLTVLFGCTGGKGLDRREGMGHAAGRWADRILLTEDDPGPEEVESICADIGRYIAPHGKTWATIPDREKAISAAILEAEGPAVVVLAGKGAEQRQKRKEGSVPCAPDGMLARKVLDKYDTR; encoded by the coding sequence ATGAACCGTCCCCGGCTCCCTATGGGCGACTACTGGCAGCTGCTCTTGAAAAATGACCTTCTCGCTACCGGCGATTCTCTGAGGGCCGACCTCACCCGCCCCGTGCCTCTGGTATCCTGCGACTCCAGGAGCGTGGTGCCTGGCGCCCTCTTTATCTGTAAAGGCGCGGCTTTCCGCAGCGAATACCTCAGGCAGGCCGCTGAAAAGGGGGCCGCCGCCTACGTGAGCGAGGCACCCTACCCCGACGTTCCCGAGATTCCCGCGATTTTGGTTACCGATATCCGCAGGGCCATGGCGTTGCTTGCCGACCGGGCCTGGGGCCACCCCTCAGGCGCGATCCCCATCACGGGTATCACGGGAACTAAGGGGAAGACAACGGCGGCCTACTTCCTAAAGTCGATCCTGGACTGCCGCCGCCAGGCGGAGGGGAAAGGCCCCACGGCCATCCTCTCTACCATCGTCACCGACGACGGCCTGGAGCGCGCACCCGCCACCCTAACCACTCCGGAGCCCCTGGACCTCCAGCGGCACCTGTGGAACGCGGTCTCCGCTGATGCCGGTTTCGTGACTATGGAGGTCTCCAGCCAGGCCCTCAAGTATCACCGGGTCACGGGGGTGGAGCTTGCCACCGCCGTCTTCCTCAACATCGGGGAGGACCATATCAGCCCCATCGAGCACCCCGACTTTGAGGACTACTTCTCCTCCAAGCTGGCTATTTTCAGCCAGGCCGCCGCCGCCTGCATCAATTTAGACTGTGATCATGCCGAGCGGGTGCGAGCGGCTTCGCAGGTCTGCCCCCAGGTAATCACATTCTCCAAGACTGACCCGACCGCTGATATCTTCGCAGACGAGATTTCCGCCCGGGAGGGGGCTATCTCCTTCCGGGTCAGCACTCCCAGCTATATCCGGCGGATAAGCCTGCCCATGGCGGGCCTCTTTAACGTGGACAACGCCCTGGCCGCCATTGCCGTGGCTGAGCGGTACGGTGCAGGGGAGGAGGCGGTGGCCCGGGGCCTGAGCCATGCAGCCGTGCCGGGTCGGATGGAGACACTCTCCAGCGCCGACGGGGCCCTCACCGTCATCGTGGACTACGCCCACAACGGTATGAGCCTGGAGGCCCTGCTCTCCTCGGTCCGGACCGAATACCCCGGCCGGCAGCTCACCGTTTTATTCGGCTGCACCGGCGGCAAGGGTCTGGACCGCCGAGAGGGCATGGGGCACGCGGCGGGCCGCTGGGCCGACCGCATCCTTCTTACCGAGGACGACCCGGGGCCCGAGGAGGTGGAGTCCATCTGCGCGGATATTGGCCGTTACATCGCTCCCCACGGCAAGACCTGGGCTACCATTCCGGATCGGGAAAAGGCCATCTCCGCCGCCATTCTGGAGGCGGAGGGCCCCGCCGTCGTGGTGCTGGCGGGAAAAGGGGCCGAACAGCGGCAGAAACGGAAAGAGGGCAGCGTCCCCTGCGCGCCTGATGGTATGCTGGCCCGGAAGGTACTGGACAAGTATGACACCCGCTGA